The genome window aaacttcaaaatgagacacttaagtccctaaaacttataaattgggacacttaaatccctaaacttataaaatgggatacttaaatccctaaacttataaaatgggacacttcaaCCACCAACGGCATTCAGCATTCTgtcaacaattttccttaattgggaggtatttataagtttagggacttaagtgtcccattttaaaatttagaGACTGAAGTGGATAATTGTCCAAAGTTtgaggggacaaagtggaattaaccctattAAAAATCTACTTACCTAATTAATGTACCGTGTATGCACTCATTTTCTGGAAATACCAACAGATAGGATTATTTTGTATTTCccaaggaaaaaaggaaaacaagggcaaaaaaaaaaaaactatgacaGTCCATTTTAGCAATTTTCCCTTGGTAATCTCGTGATACATAGAATGAAGTTGGCGATCTCTACAATCCATCACCTCAGCATAATAATTCTACGACGACACACTGCCAACCGAACATGTGATTTGAGGTCTCGCAGTTGGTGACGCCATCTAATGATCAAACCCAAACGCATAACCCACCCACCACACCTCACGCCGTCCCACCCTTCTCCTTCTCTTCTAATGATGAAACCCAATGCTGGTAATGACTATTTCCAGGTCTTCAACTTCTCCtgtatatatttaaatattcaaTTCTAGAATTGGCTAAATTCCAAAAATACGCGTCTGTCCCTCTCTTATGTTCTCCTTTGTGCTTAAATAATTGTCAAGCCACAAGAACTGAGGTGGTAAAGAAGGAGAGGTTGGCAATCGAGGGAATAGTTGCGTTCAGATCCAAGGCTCCAAGcggggaagaaagagaagaaatgaTTGTTTTGAAAGAGGTGGGAATGAGGCTGCCAGGTAGCGAAACCTTGAGGGATAAATTTTTGGTAAACTATTTTGTGGACTTACCCAAACACGAGAAAATTGATGGATATGAACCTATTAAATTAACACATACATAAAAAAAGTATCAATATAGTACCAAAAATggtaaaacaataaaataaccaaaatatttaattagattataaataaataattaatttttatttaatccatttaaatccatCAATTTAGATCCATTATTAAATGGTTctaaaaaaattgattaaatttaatCACCATCCACAAAGTTGAAATCATTTGTGAACCATTTATTCATATTAGGGTAAAGTTCACCGGAGATcactaaatttttcaaaagtttcattttgcCCATTAAACATTTTTTCGTTCCAAACAACCCATTAAACTCCTAAAGTGTTTTGAAGGGTTATTTTGAACATTTCGCATATAGCCCATTAGCCCCAATTGGGCTGTGTGTTTAGTGAGCTATGATGTACTTCACCCTTTCATATTACCATCACCAATAAAAACTCCCGACTTCTGAAATCCTCCTTTGCCACTCCTTTGCTATCCTGGAACCAccttcttctccatttcttgtTAAAATGGAACAAAAATTGAACATTACGTTCAAAAATTCTTACTTAGTAAAGCCATCTGCTCCAACATTCCAAGGTCATATGCCATTGAGTCTATTTGATCAAACTGGGTTTTTAATCCATATTCCCACTGTTCATTTCTACAAACCTCCTCCACCACAATTCACACAAGACGGCTCCCTCATTAATAAACTAAAGAGCTCGTTGGCCATGGCTCTAGTGCACTTCTACCCTTTGGCAGGACGGATAGTGCTAATGGAAGGTGGTCGAATGGAGTTAAATTGCATTTCCGCCGGAGCTCAACTACTTGAAGCAGTTTGTCAGGAAACTCTTGATCAAATAGGAGATTTTTCACCAAGCCCAATGTTTCATAATCTTGTCCCTTCACTGAACTACAATGATATGGAAAATCTCCCATTGTTGGCCATACAAGTGACAAAATTCAAAGATGAGAACATTGCTCTCGGCATAGCCATCTCACATATAATTGCTGATGGACAGAGTGCATTCCACTTCATTATGGAATGGGCTCGCTTAGCGAGTGGCAACACCATTTTCACTAAGCCCTTCCTAGACAGGAGAGTTCTACGAGGTGATACAAGGGTTCCAAGAAGTGGTGGAGAAAGAATAGATGTGAATTCGCACGCTGCAAATCCTCATTTACCATTACCAATAGTGATCGGGAAAACAAGTGCAAAAatccaacaagagaagaaaacttCGATAGATTTGCTAAAACTATCGACAAAAGAAATTGAGTTTTTGAAGAGTCTCGCCAGTGATGGCACAGTTCCCGCCATGAAACGGCCCTACAGCACATTTGAGGTGATTTCGGCACACCTGTGGCGATGTGCATGCAGGGCCAGACTACTCATCCATGAACAGCCTACAGTGTTGTCATTTCCAATTAATTTTCGCaaacttattcaaccaccattGCCTGTTGGATATTTTGGTAATGCAATGCTTTATATCCGATCTGTGGATTCGTCAGGCAACTTGTTAACAGGTACATTGGCTAATACAGCAGCCAAGATAAGGAAGGCCATCCTAGCAGTAACAAGTGAATTTCTATATTCCGAGGTAGAATTTCTGCAGATGCAAACAGATTTATccaaatttcaagaaagacATGACCATATGGAATATCTCGGCAATCCTAACCTCACCATTTCAAGCTGGTTGACGTTCCCATTCAATGACCTAGATTTTGGCTGGGGGAAATCATTAGCCATGGTTGAAGTATCTCACAATGGGGATGGGGATTTTGTTCTTTGTGGTGACCGTCACAGTGAAGTAGTGGTTAGTGTGTGTTTCCAAGAGGAATATATCAAGAGTTTCAAATATTACTTTTACGAGATATTTGGAGATATGAATAAGGAGGATTGAGGTACAGACAAAGACGATCCTACTATCACTTTCCATGAGTTTCAAGtatgtgtttgcctattttctgtATAATTTGAATTATAATTACTCCTATGAGAACTAGTATTTTAACTTGTGCATTAGCAgagcttgctttctttttcaatggtcattttttatgttttcattaAATAATAATGATGGGTATCTTAATTTTGGTTTAAAGAAATTCGTTTAGATGCATATCTAAGAATGTTTgttgattaaaaagaaaaagaaaagcacatATGAAATAACTAAAGCAATCGAGTAAAATAAATTGATCTATTTGGTTGAACATTATTATCTAATTCTGTTGGAGATTATTATATCTAACACAAGATTTGTTTTTCGATTCTCCACGTCTCAGATCTATTATCATATCTAGGTTCATTCAAATCACTTGTTGGAAAAGAACTGATGATGGAAGTTGATGTACAGTTTGGATTGAGTGATCTCTATCAATGTTCCTTACGATTTATGTATGTTGTGGTAAGTATAATTGATGTATTCGTCATGGAATATACTCTCTGCCAGCCGAGAGGAcagaaatgatttcttctgaaaaGAAAAATCGGTTAAAGTAAATATAACATCTGTAGCAAGACATTGTAAATAATGGTGCAAGACATTTGATGATTTGAGCATATACAGTATACTGAATTTGTGGGATAATTAATGGTGCAAGACATTGTAAATAAGACCTGTCACTCTGtcatcatgcatttttttttagtaaattAAAGTTTATCTCCAATTACCATCATGGGTTAGAGCATACTCCAGAACAATACGACGCTTACAAGGGTTGTTTCTATAAatgagatttaagaaatatCTATAAAGGTGATGCTTTTTTGTGAGACAAAGAGTTAATGATGTTGTGTATCAAATTCAGGACACCTGCGTATTACTCTTATACCAATATCGATTATTCACGAGTCTGATTACAACATGTTTTCCAATATCGAGAAGAATTGTATCCCATAAATCATTTTTTAGATGATTAACGAATCTTTCTTAAAAGATGAGCAAAAGCTTTTGCAAACTATACGACCCAACACATCAAACAATTAATAAATGGCCTAATGACCAATCTTTGAATCGTGAAGAGAAGATAAGAAGCTTTATAGTCCATATATCATGTTGTGTATGCACGTTAACTGCTGAGATGATGCTAGTTATGTTTTATCAAATTTTGTACCTGAAACGGTTGACATGGATAAAATGCATATGTGGTCCAGTTgtgttttgaaaaatttcaaatataaacATGTGTTGTAATTAGGCTAGTACATATCTGATTCTCTGATTCAACTCAATTtgtgatgtatatatgtatatacacacgtgtgtgtgtgtgtgtgtgaagttTTGTGGGGCAAAAACGAAATCGGCAGGATTCGTGTTTTTTGTTCTAAAAAAGTAGAGACCCTTGACCACCTTTTGTTTTTGCTTGTCTTGTGACCTTTAGAATTTGGAAACAAATCTAACGTGTAAATCTGGTCTTTAGAGTTCTTATCCATGATCAAATGAGATGCTCTGGCACTGTCTACACTCGATTGGGATTTCTTTCAAGGGACAATTTATGAGGCTATCCCTTGCTGCAACAGTGTACTTTATCTGGTGGGCAAGAAATCAGCAAAATTTTAATAATAGGCAACTGAGTTCTCATCAGATTGTGGGCAAGATCGTTGCTGAGGTTCAAGCTATGTTATTAAGCTGGAGAGGAGTTTGGAAGAGCAAGGAAAGCTGGCAACTTAGTTCGGCTTGGACTTTGAGCAGAGTATTTTCCTTTGAGAAAAAACTGTAACTAGTCTTTTTTGTAAATTGGTTGTGTAGAATATTGTGCAggcaataaatatttttttttagctCAAGAGTACTACACTGAATAGTAACTACCGTGTCGCTATGTATGATTGTCCATGCAATAtcaataaattttctttataaaaaagaaaaaaaaaaccaggacCAAAGAACTCCAGCTATTTGAGACTGAATAGATCTCTCCAGGAATAGGCATCATGGCAGAAGATAATGACAGACAAGTGGTAGCTGTGAGGactcaaaaattattttaaattttctcctatttttgaaaaattaatttatatttccttttcatttaactttacttgcttatttgCTAGCCCTAATTGATAGTGATTTTAAAGGTTAAGTtaagatttttctcttttccttctaTATTCTAGTCCATATTAAGCTTCATAGTACATTAAGGTAGTTGACCGGCTAGTGAGATATACGCATTATATTTGGTGGACAAGAACATGTGTGGTATTAGAAGAAATATATACTTGGAAGTATTAAGAGTGTATTAGAGGaataaacaagtaattagagGCTAAGAGAGCAAAGGGATAGGAATGGAATTGGATCTTGACACTGGTCAACCATCAAACCAaatcttgaccaagactttcCTTCCATCTTTATCTTCCAATCGACCacaatttctttcatttttcttctatgATGGCCAAAccttaagggaaaaaaaagagagaaaatttcttcaagttcCATCTTGCTTTCTTGTTCAATCCAAGAGAAAACCAAACACCAACCCAAATCTACACCGATTAATCTTAATCTAAGCTTGGGGGGAAGCTTTTGGTGGAGTCACTTGGGGAAGAAAGCTATGATTTGCTACTCTCCCTAGGAATTGAAGGTATTCTTGGCAAGGAACCACTTTTTccctttaatcttgcatttaagTGGATATATTACTTGAATatggaagttttatggaagatttcatgagtTGTGAAGTTGGTGGAACTTTTCTAGCTTTGATTCATATTTTCCAGCTATGAGATGATTATATCTAGCTTTGCTATGGGCTTGATGTCGCGTcccatttttaaatgaaaaataaaattatgtgtttataaaaatggattttgatttattttgaatgaaatgaatttttgatttgtagagaataaataaagaaaaagggctTAGAATGGGACTagaaagtgcgacgattttggcccaaattaaaagtttaaaaagggttttttcttaagaaaaaataggagtcaccacttggtattgagttaaggtgtaccaagccacctaaaatgaatttttaaagaaaaagtagaaaaaaccctttttaaacaacTCCAAGTcttcgaaaatcagagaaaagtgtttgggagtcacgtttgaagaaagggaaggcaagaatAAAATCCAAGACAACCTTTCAATCTAACCTagagctagttgcatgatttagtcaaaaaatttcttattgtaacctaaaaatttatcacatttggatgctactatatggatgcaaaaacTTAAACCTAGGAGGGTATCCAGGGGTCGGAATATCACTTCAAAGTTTAAtgggtgcaaatcacattaattgtgatacccaagttgactctttgaagaggtcacgaatatgcaaaaacaTGAGACtcgaaggaaagaaaagaaaataacaattatacaaatatacatgacctaaaggaatgcatcataacgggtgcaGGAGGCGGGGCTAAAATTCAtgactttaattttctctttaatagagggaatacgaacGTGCTAAAGTTAGAGAGtcatactcgtccatatcccatatttgaGGGGTATTTCCTATCTAGTCAAACAAATAATCTAACCTAgttctaattttcttaaatgaaatgcaagtttagTGTCCTGTCTCACATATAGCgataaggaatatacatataggggaatatgggataaggggtatatataagggaaaatatgagATAAGGGATAAACATATAAGGGAGAAATATAAATTAAGGGATACACGTATGGGgaaaatgtcatgcaaaaatgaagaaatcctaaaaagtagaaaatatgcatgaaaatgtaatgattgtcatacaaacatgatctagtgCGTAGAcgatccctaagggtctagcgttggactagtttatgtctataagttctcactagcgttggtcCAATGAGACATCGGGAAAAGAAGatccacaactagcgttggactagtgtggtgacgttatacatttattataatcaaataaattatataaaacataatga of Coffea arabica cultivar ET-39 chromosome 5c, Coffea Arabica ET-39 HiFi, whole genome shotgun sequence contains these proteins:
- the LOC113689288 gene encoding spermidine hydroxycinnamoyl transferase-like is translated as MEQKLNITFKNSYLVKPSAPTFQGHMPLSLFDQTGFLIHIPTVHFYKPPPPQFTQDGSLINKLKSSLAMALVHFYPLAGRIVLMEGGRMELNCISAGAQLLEAVCQETLDQIGDFSPSPMFHNLVPSLNYNDMENLPLLAIQVTKFKDENIALGIAISHIIADGQSAFHFIMEWARLASGNTIFTKPFLDRRVLRGDTRVPRSGGERIDVNSHAANPHLPLPIVIGKTSAKIQQEKKTSIDLLKLSTKEIEFLKSLASDGTVPAMKRPYSTFEVISAHLWRCACRARLLIHEQPTVLSFPINFRKLIQPPLPVGYFGNAMLYIRSVDSSGNLLTGTLANTAAKIRKAILAVTSEFLYSEVEFLQMQTDLSKFQERHDHMEYLGNPNLTISSWLTFPFNDLDFGWGKSLAMVEVSHNGDGDFVLCGDRHSEVVVSVCFQEEYIKSFKYYFYEIFGDMNKED